In the genome of Planktothrix agardhii NIES-204, one region contains:
- a CDS encoding AAA family ATPase: MLLKPWYKIEGLTPREDLRNNRPLDASEFAVNLDHVRENRAPIDYQDPEKFLSRTYLTRWLAEFAGQVMRRLSGVKTEANAVYNLATQFGGGKTHALALLYHLAQNGQAAESWSGVRKIIAQADIKTLPTANVAVFVGTEFDSLTGRGGNDGTPLRKTPWGEIAFQLGGEEAFKIVAQHDAEFTEPKGDVIRAFLPKDKPCLILMDEILNYVSSYRKYGYHDRLYNFMQALSETARGEDHIVLIASIPASVMEYTAADEADEQRFKKMLDRVGKAVVMSAEAEASEIIRRRLFEWDERAVTAEGKIILPKEAIATCNEYADWAVENRSLLPSWFPIDNAREAFAATYPFHPTVISVFERKWAALPRFQRTRGILRLLALWVSHAYQEGYKGNHKDALITLGTAPLNDPIFRSAVFEQMGEGRLETAVTTDICGKKDSHAFRLDLEATEAIKNARLHGKAATTIFFESNGGVVRETATLPEVRLAIADSSINIGDVETVLDTLKTDCYYLIVESTKYHFSLSPNLNKILADRLASVQTEDISKRIENEIKKAFPSVPGVDVSVRHFPKQSSEIPNVPKLTLAVLSIERPMSDANTLLFVEKLIRESGTSDRTYKSAVIFAIADSENLLRDEARKVLAWENIRDQEWDTLNDVQQKQLSVNLKKAERDVQEAVWRSYKYTVLLDKDNQLRTVDMGAGSSSSADSSKSITALILNRLKTEDILQDAITPRFLVRNWSLVFKEWSTKAVRDVFFSSPSLPRLLNGNAIKETIVKGVKEGSFAYVGKTSDSKYQPFYFKDSPLDIDSVEISDDIYLIKGEDAEKYQKEQEDPSRLTTLEITPTDVTLKPNQGQTFTVKGVDQRHQNIAIANVLWTATGGNIDAQGMLIAGEITGNFTVNATVGAIANTVSFTIEKETVPSNDTPAPDGDEKKVVPTPPNQLKWSGEVTPQKWTQFYTKVLSKFSATKDLKLKLKVEVVVDGEISEQKIEETKVALQELGLDSDIQTH, translated from the coding sequence ATGCTCCTAAAACCTTGGTACAAAATTGAAGGACTTACCCCACGGGAAGACTTACGGAATAACCGACCCCTTGATGCTTCGGAATTTGCTGTAAACCTTGATCATGTCCGGGAAAATCGCGCCCCCATCGACTACCAAGACCCGGAAAAATTCTTGAGCCGTACCTATCTCACCCGTTGGCTGGCTGAATTTGCCGGACAAGTAATGCGCCGTTTATCCGGTGTGAAAACAGAAGCTAATGCAGTCTATAACCTGGCGACTCAGTTTGGCGGTGGTAAAACCCACGCCCTCGCTCTGCTTTACCATCTAGCCCAAAATGGACAGGCCGCAGAATCATGGTCTGGTGTTCGCAAGATTATTGCCCAAGCAGATATTAAAACCTTACCTACTGCGAATGTGGCTGTCTTTGTTGGTACAGAATTTGACTCCTTAACTGGTCGCGGCGGCAATGATGGTACACCCTTACGCAAAACTCCCTGGGGGGAAATCGCCTTTCAGTTAGGTGGTGAGGAAGCTTTTAAAATTGTTGCCCAACACGATGCCGAATTTACTGAACCCAAGGGGGATGTGATTCGGGCTTTTCTACCTAAAGATAAACCCTGTCTGATTTTGATGGATGAAATCCTTAATTATGTTTCTAGCTATCGCAAATATGGCTATCATGATCGGCTTTATAACTTTATGCAGGCACTTTCTGAAACTGCCAGAGGTGAAGATCATATCGTTTTGATTGCTTCAATTCCGGCTTCAGTTATGGAATATACCGCCGCCGATGAAGCTGATGAACAACGTTTCAAAAAAATGCTAGATCGTGTTGGTAAAGCTGTTGTCATGTCTGCGGAAGCAGAAGCTTCAGAAATTATTCGCAGAAGGTTATTTGAATGGGATGAACGAGCGGTAACTGCCGAGGGTAAAATTATATTACCTAAAGAAGCGATCGCTACCTGTAATGAATATGCAGATTGGGCTGTGGAAAATCGCTCCTTACTTCCTAGCTGGTTTCCCATTGATAATGCCCGTGAAGCCTTTGCCGCCACCTATCCCTTTCATCCTACTGTAATTTCAGTCTTTGAACGTAAATGGGCAGCATTGCCCAGATTTCAGCGTACAAGGGGTATTCTGCGCTTACTAGCTCTTTGGGTATCTCACGCCTATCAAGAGGGTTACAAAGGCAACCACAAAGATGCACTGATTACATTAGGTACAGCCCCTCTTAACGATCCCATATTTCGATCAGCCGTGTTTGAGCAAATGGGTGAAGGTCGTCTCGAAACGGCAGTGACAACCGATATCTGTGGCAAAAAAGACTCCCATGCGTTTCGACTGGATCTCGAAGCAACTGAAGCGATTAAAAATGCAAGATTACATGGTAAAGCCGCAACTACGATTTTCTTTGAGTCAAATGGTGGTGTAGTTCGTGAAACAGCAACCTTACCCGAAGTTCGTTTAGCGATCGCCGATTCTAGTATTAATATTGGTGATGTGGAAACAGTCTTAGATACGCTCAAAACAGACTGTTATTACCTGATAGTTGAAAGCACTAAATATCATTTTAGCCTTTCGCCTAACTTAAATAAGATTTTAGCAGATCGCCTAGCTAGTGTGCAAACGGAAGACATTAGTAAGCGGATTGAAAATGAAATTAAAAAAGCCTTTCCTTCTGTCCCTGGTGTAGATGTTAGTGTTAGACATTTTCCTAAACAATCTAGTGAAATTCCCAATGTACCTAAATTAACTTTGGCAGTATTATCTATTGAGCGTCCGATGAGCGATGCTAACACATTGCTATTTGTAGAAAAGCTGATTCGGGAGTCGGGTACATCTGATCGTACCTATAAAAGTGCCGTGATTTTTGCGATCGCTGACTCGGAAAACCTACTCAGAGATGAAGCGCGTAAAGTGTTGGCTTGGGAAAATATTCGTGACCAAGAATGGGATACATTAAATGATGTGCAGCAAAAACAACTGAGTGTGAATCTCAAAAAAGCCGAACGCGACGTTCAAGAAGCCGTATGGCGTTCCTATAAATATACTGTTTTACTAGATAAAGACAATCAACTACGCACGGTTGACATGGGAGCAGGTTCATCTAGTAGTGCCGATAGTTCTAAATCAATTACAGCACTTATCCTTAACCGACTTAAAACAGAGGATATTCTCCAAGATGCGATCACCCCACGCTTTTTAGTGCGTAACTGGTCACTCGTTTTTAAAGAATGGAGTACAAAAGCAGTCCGTGATGTCTTTTTCTCGTCACCTAGCTTGCCTCGTCTTCTCAATGGTAATGCGATCAAAGAAACCATCGTCAAAGGTGTAAAAGAGGGCAGTTTTGCCTATGTTGGTAAAACATCTGATAGCAAATATCAACCCTTTTATTTTAAAGATTCGCCACTAGACATTGACAGCGTTGAAATTTCCGATGATATTTATTTGATTAAAGGTGAAGATGCCGAAAAGTACCAAAAAGAACAGGAAGATCCATCTCGACTAACCACTTTAGAGATCACCCCAACAGATGTCACCCTAAAACCCAATCAAGGACAAACATTTACTGTCAAAGGAGTTGATCAACGTCATCAGAATATTGCGATCGCTAATGTCCTCTGGACAGCCACAGGCGGCAATATTGACGCGCAAGGAATGTTAATTGCGGGCGAAATCACCGGAAACTTTACAGTTAATGCTACGGTTGGTGCGATCGCTAATACCGTTAGTTTCACCATTGAAAAAGAAACTGTTCCTAGCAATGACACTCCTGCTCCAGATGGGGATGAGAAAAAAGTCGTACCAACGCCACCCAATCAATTAAAATGGTCTGGAGAAGTTACGCCCCAAAAATGGACACAGTTTTATACAAAGGTGTTATCCAAATTCTCAGCCACTAAGGACTTGAAACTAAAACTCAAGGTTGAGGTTGTTGTGGATGGTGAAATTTCAGAACAGAAAATTGAAGAAACAAAAGTTGCATTGCAAGAACTTGGTTTAGATAGCGACATTCAAACACATTAA
- a CDS encoding hypothetical protein (Protein of unknown function DUF820), translating to MIANLQSLTMSPAEYLVWEADQDTKYEYENGKIIAMTGGTIPHSQISANLAALLIPHLRGKGCKVAVSDAKVTTKSGKYYYPDLVVSCDERDRFNRDFLQYPSLIAEVLSPATEARDRGIKQQHYMLIETLQTYILITPERPRIEIYQRRSDLAWEYLSLAIEPTDLVENDPEIHITSLNLTFSLSIIYENINFPSETNAL from the coding sequence ATGATTGCTAACCTTCAATCACTCACCATGTCCCCCGCAGAATATCTCGTATGGGAAGCCGATCAAGATACTAAATATGAATACGAAAACGGCAAAATTATCGCCATGACAGGCGGCACAATTCCCCATAGCCAAATTTCCGCCAATCTTGCTGCCCTGCTAATTCCCCACTTGCGCGGTAAAGGTTGCAAAGTCGCCGTTAGTGATGCCAAAGTGACAACAAAATCTGGGAAATATTACTATCCAGATCTTGTTGTTAGCTGCGATGAACGTGATCGTTTTAACCGTGATTTTTTGCAATATCCTAGCTTAATTGCCGAAGTCCTATCACCTGCCACCGAAGCCCGCGATCGCGGTATCAAACAGCAACACTATATGCTGATCGAAACTCTGCAAACCTATATCCTAATCACACCAGAGCGACCCAGAATCGAGATCTACCAACGCCGTAGCGACTTAGCTTGGGAATATTTATCCCTTGCGATCGAGCCAACAGACTTGGTAGAAAACGATCCAGAAATTCACATCACCAGCCTAAACCTAACCTTTTCCCTCTCAATTATTTACGAAAATATTAACTTCCCATCCGAAACCAATGCCCTATAG
- a CDS encoding hypothetical protein (protein of unknown function DUF450) — protein sequence MQANEITLYELEERLNLQVATDSNFFTEWLEPIALSEEEKAKCDRIRNQFMRQVLYRRKTIEVLVKMLVLSPLLDIAGFYQDPFDISAEDPVIIDEEDNSEPVRGRLDVLVFNSELWIAVIEAKGLKFSTYSAIPQTLAYMYASPNRRDRPIFGMVTNGNNFLFLKMAKSNPPQYAWSAEFSLLDPRENPLYEVLGILKRLSTKIS from the coding sequence ATGCAAGCCAATGAAATCACACTTTATGAATTAGAAGAACGATTAAACCTACAAGTCGCTACCGATAGCAACTTCTTTACGGAATGGCTAGAACCGATCGCACTCTCTGAAGAAGAAAAAGCCAAGTGCGATCGCATCCGCAACCAATTTATGCGACAAGTGTTATATCGCCGTAAAACCATCGAAGTATTAGTAAAAATGCTAGTTTTATCGCCCTTGTTAGACATAGCAGGTTTTTATCAAGACCCCTTTGATATTTCTGCTGAAGATCCTGTTATCATTGACGAAGAAGATAATAGCGAGCCAGTACGCGGTCGGTTAGATGTGTTGGTATTTAATAGCGAATTATGGATCGCTGTTATCGAAGCCAAAGGCTTAAAATTCAGCACATATTCCGCCATTCCCCAGACCCTTGCCTATATGTATGCCAGCCCTAACCGCCGAGATCGTCCCATCTTCGGCATGGTGACAAATGGGAATAACTTTTTATTCCTGAAAATGGCAAAATCTAACCCGCCTCAATACGCATGGTCTGCCGAGTTTTCACTCCTCGATCCGCGTGAAAACCCACTGTATGAAGTGCTAGGCATTCTCAAACGTCTATCTACCAAAATTTCGTGA
- a CDS encoding PilT protein domain protein gives MSAIVADTHAIVWYFRSPEKLAYDASIAFDHAFNNGYPVHISAISQDKKFRCNSNYLG, from the coding sequence ATGAGTGCGATTGTTGCTGATACCCATGCCATTGTTTGGTATTTTCGTAGTCCAGAAAAATTAGCCTATGATGCGTCGATTGCCTTTGATCATGCCTTTAATAATGGCTATCCAGTTCATATATCGGCAATCTCGCAAGATAAGAAATTTAGATGTAATTCAAACTATTTGGGATAG
- a CDS encoding helicase-like protein — MKPEQLKQGMIIRGSIFSEPVKVITVQPMMDGVKLFGQGINTNQVHQPFLTSEQIAQLEATPEQEPFDGDAQKFRYGIEAMRLGLAYEYDPFFALTVARVDPLPHQLEAVYDYFLKQPRIRFLLADDPGAGKTIMAGLLLKELKARGLVKRVLIVTPANLTFQWQREMKDKFREDFEVVRGDILRANYGANPWQDKNQIVTSVSWISRVDDAKESLLRSHWDLIIVDEAHKMSAYSSDQKTLAYQLGEKLSEMTDHYLLMTATPHKGDPKNFCLFLALLDRDVYGDVSSLEEAMKRNHAPFYLRRTKEALVTFPDPETGEVKKLFTRRIVQTADFQINNDELDFYDELTRYVEDQSIKAAMDDSNRGRALGFTMAMLQRRFASSVYAVRRSLERMCEKRKYILENPAAYRQELIERKLPDDFDELTEEAQEKILGDLENVVANIDPIALQDEIRILNKLIKLAKDLEHREIESKLQRLKQLLVEKGFFNDPKMKLLIFTEHKDTLDFLAGDGKNERPLGKLKQWGLSVTQIHGGMNIGDRNTPNTRIYAEREFKEDCQVLVATEAAGEGINLQFCWLMINYDIPWNPVRLEQRMGRIHRYGQEKDCLIFNFVSTNTREGSVFWKLFERLQKIEADLDPENTGKVFNVLGDVFPANQIEKMLREMYARNLTEDVIKDRIVSQVDTEHFRRITKSALEGLAKRELNLSNLIGRSTDAKEKRLVPEVVENFFVEASSIVGIHPKAITSNPNPKGRGGEMGKIYRIGRIPRHLWVTGDDQESRFGKLGREYKQIAFDKKVLDLDPTVEWVTPGHPLFECVRKEVLKQTEQDLQHGAVFYDLHRTQPARLDVYLVVFQDGRGNKLHERLYVVQTELDQTLSLKQPTIFLDLIPATETSEFPDHLNLPDSLQLEQFLIESELNGFLTEMQQEREREIKIISDHTEISLLAIIDRLQIQYGELFDKKESGSEETGLDGRLKQAEDRLDELNTRLDRRRIELTQERNCMIAAIEPKGRAWVLPHPERHAPDIAPMVSNAEIERIAVNAVISYEEAQGWQVETVESENRGFDLISRQLHPEDPKTAISVKFIEVKGRSQVGRVALSDNEYRTAERLKQDYWLYVVFNCATQPEIHAIQDPAKLDWEAIVKVKHYQVDADQVLNIKNQDI; from the coding sequence GTGAAACCAGAACAACTGAAGCAAGGTATGATCATTCGCGGTTCGATCTTCTCTGAACCAGTAAAAGTGATAACTGTCCAACCGATGATGGATGGAGTCAAACTGTTTGGGCAAGGAATTAATACAAATCAAGTACACCAACCATTCTTAACCTCTGAACAGATTGCCCAGCTTGAAGCTACCCCAGAACAAGAACCCTTTGATGGCGATGCCCAGAAGTTTCGCTATGGGATTGAGGCAATGCGCTTAGGTTTAGCTTATGAATACGATCCATTTTTCGCCCTTACCGTTGCACGAGTTGATCCCCTACCCCACCAACTTGAAGCCGTTTACGACTATTTTTTGAAGCAACCGCGAATCCGTTTTTTATTGGCCGATGATCCAGGTGCGGGTAAAACGATTATGGCAGGTTTACTACTTAAAGAATTGAAGGCTAGAGGATTAGTTAAGCGCGTCCTGATTGTTACACCTGCAAACCTGACATTTCAGTGGCAACGCGAAATGAAAGACAAGTTTCGTGAAGATTTTGAAGTAGTGCGCGGTGATATTCTCCGTGCTAATTATGGTGCAAATCCTTGGCAGGATAAAAATCAAATTGTTACTTCAGTTTCTTGGATTTCGCGGGTTGATGATGCTAAGGAAAGCCTGTTGCGTAGCCATTGGGATTTAATCATTGTTGATGAAGCCCATAAGATGAGTGCCTATAGTTCTGATCAAAAAACACTGGCTTATCAACTCGGTGAGAAGTTGTCAGAAATGACCGATCACTATTTACTGATGACTGCTACCCCCCACAAGGGCGATCCGAAAAACTTTTGTTTGTTTTTAGCCTTACTGGATCGTGATGTTTATGGGGATGTAAGCAGCTTAGAAGAGGCGATGAAACGTAATCATGCTCCTTTCTATCTACGTCGAACTAAGGAAGCACTGGTCACATTTCCTGACCCGGAAACTGGAGAAGTAAAAAAGCTTTTTACTCGTCGCATTGTCCAAACTGCCGATTTTCAAATTAATAACGATGAGCTAGATTTTTATGATGAATTGACACGCTATGTTGAAGATCAGTCAATTAAGGCAGCAATGGATGACTCAAATCGTGGACGGGCTTTAGGGTTTACGATGGCTATGTTACAGAGACGTTTTGCCTCAAGTGTTTATGCTGTACGCCGCAGTCTGGAACGGATGTGTGAAAAGCGTAAGTATATCCTCGAAAATCCAGCAGCATACCGTCAGGAATTAATTGAACGGAAATTACCTGATGATTTTGACGAACTAACGGAAGAAGCTCAAGAAAAGATTTTAGGTGATCTCGAAAATGTAGTAGCCAATATTGATCCGATTGCCTTACAAGATGAAATCAGAATACTTAATAAGCTGATTAAATTAGCGAAAGATTTAGAACATCGTGAAATTGAATCAAAATTACAACGACTGAAGCAGTTATTGGTAGAAAAAGGCTTTTTTAACGATCCCAAAATGAAGCTGCTGATTTTTACTGAACATAAGGATACCCTTGACTTTTTAGCAGGTGATGGTAAAAATGAACGTCCTCTAGGCAAGCTTAAACAGTGGGGTTTGAGTGTTACCCAAATTCATGGAGGGATGAATATAGGCGATCGCAATACCCCTAATACCCGCATTTATGCCGAGCGTGAGTTTAAAGAAGATTGTCAAGTATTAGTAGCAACGGAAGCGGCGGGTGAGGGGATTAACCTTCAGTTTTGCTGGCTAATGATTAACTATGACATTCCTTGGAATCCTGTTCGTTTAGAACAACGGATGGGCAGGATTCATCGTTATGGACAGGAAAAAGACTGTTTGATTTTTAATTTTGTTTCTACAAATACCCGTGAAGGGAGCGTATTTTGGAAACTATTTGAACGTCTTCAAAAAATTGAGGCTGATCTTGATCCTGAAAATACGGGCAAAGTTTTCAATGTTTTAGGCGATGTTTTTCCAGCAAATCAAATTGAAAAAATGCTCAGGGAGATGTATGCTCGTAATCTCACCGAAGATGTAATTAAAGATCGGATTGTCAGTCAGGTAGATACGGAACATTTTCGCAGAATTACCAAATCGGCATTAGAGGGACTAGCAAAACGCGAACTAAATTTATCTAATTTGATTGGCAGATCTACTGATGCTAAGGAAAAGCGATTAGTGCCTGAAGTAGTCGAAAATTTCTTTGTTGAAGCATCTTCTATTGTTGGTATTCATCCTAAAGCTATCACCTCCAACCCGAATCCCAAAGGACGAGGGGGGGAGATGGGCAAAATCTATCGCATTGGACGTATCCCGCGCCATCTTTGGGTAACAGGGGATGATCAAGAATCGCGTTTTGGTAAACTGGGACGGGAATATAAGCAGATTGCTTTTGATAAAAAAGTTCTCGATTTAGATCCTACGGTGGAATGGGTGACACCAGGACATCCCCTGTTTGAGTGTGTGCGAAAAGAGGTACTAAAACAAACAGAACAAGACTTGCAACATGGCGCGGTATTTTATGACTTGCATCGCACCCAACCCGCAAGGTTAGATGTTTATTTGGTGGTATTTCAAGATGGACGGGGCAATAAACTCCATGAGCGTTTATATGTGGTGCAAACTGAATTAGACCAAACTTTATCGCTCAAACAACCAACGATTTTTCTTGACTTAATACCTGCAACGGAAACAAGTGAATTTCCTGATCATCTTAATTTACCAGATAGTCTACAGCTTGAACAGTTTTTGATTGAATCTGAGTTAAACGGATTTTTAACAGAAATGCAGCAGGAAAGAGAGCGAGAAATTAAAATAATCTCTGACCATACGGAAATTAGTTTATTGGCAATTATCGATCGCTTACAGATTCAATATGGTGAATTATTTGATAAAAAGGAATCAGGGTCAGAAGAAACGGGTTTAGATGGGCGTTTGAAACAAGCTGAAGATCGTCTGGATGAATTAAATACAAGATTGGATCGGCGCAGGATAGAATTAACACAGGAACGTAACTGTATGATTGCTGCCATTGAGCCAAAGGGTAGGGCATGGGTGTTACCTCATCCTGAACGCCACGCGCCTGATATTGCACCAATGGTTAGTAATGCTGAAATTGAGCGGATTGCCGTTAATGCGGTGATCTCGTATGAAGAAGCACAGGGTTGGCAAGTGGAAACTGTAGAATCTGAAAATCGTGGTTTTGACTTGATTTCGCGCCAACTTCACCCTGAAGATCCCAAGACGGCGATCTCAGTCAAGTTTATTGAGGTTAAAGGGCGCTCTCAGGTTGGACGGGTCGCTTTAAGTGATAATGAATACCGTACCGCCGAGCGTCTTAAACAAGATTATTGGTTGTATGTGGTGTTTAATTGTGCTACACAGCCAGAGATTCATGCCATTCAAGATCCAGCTAAACTAGATTGGGAGGCAATTGTTAAAGTAAAACATTACCAGGTGGATGCCGATCAGGTTTTAAATATCAAAAATCAGGATATTTAA
- a CDS encoding phage integrase family protein — MGAYMKVNRHGKAKILSHDEIQILFNEGLHNLRDRVIFAVCLFTAVRINEAVTLYTADVYDKRGRVRDELTFRKSNTKRKLATRTIPVLDELRGYLEKYKPEAGKIWLFPGGTFRDDQNHHITSDSGARILRKAFEQTGIDGASSHSMRRTALTQMSNAGIPLRTIQEISGHRNLEQLQQYLEVQPEQVRGAIAALSMLSPVNNARDGKFLYPDTPHNKTPIL, encoded by the coding sequence ATGGGTGCTTATATGAAAGTAAACAGACACGGGAAAGCCAAAATACTCAGCCATGATGAAATCCAGATCCTATTTAATGAAGGTTTGCACAACCTCAGAGATCGGGTAATTTTTGCTGTCTGTCTCTTCACCGCCGTTAGAATCAATGAAGCTGTTACTCTCTACACGGCTGATGTCTACGACAAGAGGGGACGGGTTAGGGATGAATTAACCTTTAGGAAATCCAATACAAAAAGGAAACTGGCAACCCGCACGATTCCGGTGCTAGATGAACTCAGGGGATATTTAGAGAAGTACAAACCAGAGGCGGGTAAAATTTGGCTGTTCCCCGGTGGAACCTTTCGAGATGACCAAAACCACCATATCACCTCTGACTCAGGCGCACGGATTTTAAGGAAGGCTTTTGAACAGACTGGCATTGATGGAGCCAGTAGCCATAGTATGAGACGGACGGCCCTAACCCAAATGTCTAACGCTGGAATTCCCCTCAGAACCATTCAGGAAATATCCGGCCATCGCAACCTTGAACAACTACAGCAATATTTAGAAGTGCAGCCGGAACAGGTCAGGGGAGCTATCGCCGCTTTATCTATGCTGTCTCCTGTTAATAACGCAAGAGACGGAAAATTCTTATATCCCGACACACCCCATAATAAAACCCCTATCCTCTAA